From the genome of Candidatus Amarolinea dominans, one region includes:
- a CDS encoding RNA-binding protein yields MSTRLYIGNLPYTMTDNDLAQLFSSAGEVKTAEVVRDRETGQSKGFGFVEMKDAPGAEKALQMNGASFQNRQIRVDAARPREPREGGFGGGDRGGDRGGFGGGRRSFGGGGGSGGGERRGFGGGSSGGGGGRRGGDRDR; encoded by the coding sequence ATGAGTACCAGGTTGTATATTGGGAACCTTCCCTATACCATGACGGACAACGACCTTGCGCAACTGTTTAGCAGCGCTGGGGAAGTTAAGACGGCGGAAGTCGTTCGTGACCGCGAGACTGGCCAGAGCAAGGGCTTCGGTTTTGTGGAAATGAAGGACGCGCCAGGCGCAGAGAAGGCCCTGCAAATGAATGGGGCTTCGTTCCAGAATCGCCAGATTCGGGTTGATGCTGCTCGCCCACGTGAACCGCGTGAAGGTGGTTTTGGCGGCGGTGATCGCGGCGGCGACCGCGGTGGTTTTGGCGGTGGACGCCGCAGCTTCGGCGGCGGTGGTGGTAGCGGCGGCGGCGAGCGCCGTGGGTTCGGCGGCGGCAGCAGTGGCGGCGGCGGCGGCAGGCGCGGTGGCGATCGCGATCGCTAA
- the rplC gene encoding 50S ribosomal protein L3: MKGIIGRKIGMMQVFTEKGQVVPVTVIEAGPCYVIQMRTLEKDGYVSVQLGFDEVKPRRLTKGELGHLSTKKLLPLRTLREFRAYRNDKIEWQVGQKITADVFAAGDVVDVTGVSKGRGFQGGMRRHGFHGGPKTHGQSDRQRSPGSIGAGTSPGRVEKGTRMAGHMGAARVTVSNLRVVKVDAERNLLLVRGAVPGAKNGLLYIRAARKAG, from the coding sequence ATGAAGGGCATTATTGGAAGAAAGATCGGTATGATGCAGGTTTTCACCGAAAAGGGCCAGGTGGTCCCGGTGACCGTCATCGAAGCTGGGCCGTGCTACGTGATCCAGATGCGCACGCTGGAAAAAGATGGTTATGTTTCGGTGCAGCTCGGCTTCGACGAGGTGAAACCCAGGCGTCTGACGAAGGGCGAGCTCGGTCATCTGAGCACGAAAAAATTGCTGCCGTTGCGCACCCTGCGCGAGTTTCGCGCCTATCGCAACGACAAGATCGAGTGGCAGGTTGGTCAGAAGATCACCGCCGACGTGTTTGCGGCGGGTGATGTGGTGGACGTGACCGGTGTGTCCAAGGGTCGTGGGTTTCAGGGCGGAATGCGGCGCCACGGTTTCCATGGCGGCCCCAAGACGCACGGCCAGTCGGATCGCCAGCGATCGCCCGGCTCCATCGGCGCCGGCACGTCGCCTGGTCGTGTCGAGAAGGGCACCCGCATGGCGGGGCACATGGGCGCGGCACGGGTGACGGTCAGCAACTTGCGTGTTGTCAAGGTGGACGCCGAGCGTAACCTGTTGTTGGTGCGTGGGGCAGTGCCAGGCGCCAAAAATGGCCTGCTGTATATCCGGGCAGCGCGCAAAGCGGGTTGA
- a CDS encoding zinc ribbon domain-containing protein, translating to MQCPMCQAEIEDGSGECPECTQALCPACGAAVSAEDDACPVCGVEFMLTCPNCGAEVEPDALACPQCATEFTFPCPSCGVPVFEGSDTCPACDADLCPDCGALLPEDALQCPRCGLEFDLACSACGAQIAAGTRLCPTCGASLMEDADPSFSNSANSTNLAPALSDVPGIFGSRTAVESGPGISAMFEPPTGRCPHCGADVFLEQGSCLACGQPFCPRCGATVGEADGLCEACGLLLEFACPDCAFTLLTQASECPNCGRSFVRVCPRCNARVFGEVTACDACGQAFDLAGRPSGEVFGVGGVLVMVRCPTCRAEFPLARGFCQACRHRICTRCALVLVHEENACPRCGQVAAPAPTFACPQCATRLPAGSSECGVCGVSLCPQCQHVVDADATRCFACGAHFSLTCDHCGGEVSAADVTCPHCGERFEEEV from the coding sequence ATGCAGTGTCCAATGTGTCAAGCAGAGATCGAGGACGGGAGCGGAGAATGCCCTGAATGTACGCAGGCGTTGTGCCCGGCGTGCGGCGCGGCGGTCAGTGCGGAGGATGACGCGTGTCCGGTGTGTGGCGTGGAATTCATGCTGACCTGCCCCAACTGCGGCGCCGAGGTAGAGCCGGATGCCCTGGCCTGCCCGCAGTGTGCTACGGAATTCACCTTCCCGTGCCCATCGTGCGGCGTACCGGTATTCGAAGGCAGTGACACTTGTCCGGCCTGTGATGCTGATCTGTGTCCGGACTGCGGCGCCCTGCTGCCAGAGGATGCGCTGCAATGCCCCCGTTGCGGGCTGGAGTTCGATCTCGCTTGCTCTGCCTGTGGCGCCCAGATTGCGGCGGGAACTCGCCTGTGTCCCACCTGCGGCGCTTCGCTGATGGAAGACGCCGATCCTTCATTCTCGAACTCTGCAAACTCCACGAACCTGGCCCCTGCGCTCTCGGATGTTCCGGGAATTTTCGGCAGTCGCACGGCAGTAGAATCCGGGCCGGGGATCAGCGCGATGTTCGAGCCGCCCACAGGCCGCTGCCCGCACTGCGGGGCGGATGTGTTCCTGGAACAGGGAAGCTGTCTGGCATGCGGGCAGCCGTTTTGCCCGCGCTGCGGCGCCACTGTGGGCGAGGCCGACGGCCTATGCGAGGCCTGTGGCTTGCTGTTGGAGTTTGCCTGCCCGGATTGTGCCTTTACGTTGCTGACCCAGGCCAGCGAGTGCCCCAACTGCGGACGTTCATTTGTGCGGGTGTGCCCGCGCTGTAACGCCCGCGTGTTTGGCGAGGTGACGGCGTGCGACGCTTGCGGCCAGGCGTTCGACCTGGCTGGGCGGCCGAGTGGTGAGGTTTTTGGCGTGGGCGGGGTGCTCGTCATGGTGCGCTGTCCCACCTGCCGGGCCGAATTTCCCCTGGCCCGGGGCTTCTGCCAGGCCTGCAGGCATCGTATTTGTACCCGCTGTGCCCTGGTTCTGGTGCATGAAGAAAACGCCTGTCCGCGCTGCGGACAGGTGGCCGCGCCTGCGCCCACCTTTGCCTGCCCACAGTGCGCCACCCGCTTGCCGGCGGGCAGCAGTGAATGTGGCGTCTGCGGCGTCAGCCTGTGTCCGCAGTGCCAGCATGTGGTGGACGCAGATGCCACACGCTGTTTTGCCTGTGGCGCGCACTTTTCCCTGACCTGTGATCATTGTGGTGGTGAGGTAAGTGCCGCTGACGTGACCTGCCCACATTGCGGCGAGCGCTTCGAAGAAGAGGTGTGA
- the rpsJ gene encoding 30S ribosomal protein S10, with the protein MAKQRIRIKLKAYDHRVLDSSAAQIVDVAEQTGANVVGPVPLPTRIEKFTVNRSPFIDKDSREQFEIRTHKRLIDVIDPGQKTIDKLMHLNLPAGVDIEIKL; encoded by the coding sequence ATGGCGAAGCAACGAATCCGCATCAAACTCAAGGCGTATGACCATCGGGTTCTAGATAGCTCGGCGGCACAGATTGTGGATGTGGCAGAGCAGACCGGCGCGAATGTTGTTGGTCCTGTACCGCTGCCGACGCGCATCGAGAAGTTTACCGTCAATCGTTCGCCGTTCATTGACAAAGATTCGCGCGAACAGTTTGAAATTCGCACGCACAAGCGTTTGATTGATGTGATTGATCCGGGCCAGAAGACGATTGACAAGTTGATGCACTTGAATCTTCCGGCAGGTGTTGATATCGAAATAAAGCTGTAA
- the efp gene encoding elongation factor P has translation MATTSDLKTGNIIRYNDDLCEVIEYQHINPGNWRAFVRLRLKSLKTGRVVEDRVRAGSEIDLVRVDRRAMQLSYRDGDDFVFMDPETFEQIMVTKAMMGDKARFLRENDSAFVVMEGENLLSVDLPTFVVLKVAETMNAIRGDTATNVTKAATLETGGIITVPSFVNQGDSLKIDTRTGDYIERVK, from the coding sequence ATGGCAACAACATCTGATTTGAAAACAGGCAACATCATTCGCTATAACGACGATCTGTGCGAAGTGATCGAATACCAGCACATCAACCCCGGCAACTGGCGCGCCTTTGTGCGTCTGCGCCTGAAGAGCTTGAAAACCGGTCGCGTGGTCGAAGACCGGGTACGCGCCGGCTCCGAGATTGACCTGGTGCGTGTGGACCGCCGCGCGATGCAGTTAAGCTACCGCGACGGCGATGACTTCGTGTTCATGGACCCAGAGACATTCGAACAGATTATGGTGACGAAGGCCATGATGGGTGATAAGGCACGCTTTCTACGCGAGAACGATTCAGCTTTCGTGGTGATGGAAGGCGAAAATTTGCTCAGTGTGGACTTGCCAACCTTCGTCGTCTTGAAGGTGGCGGAGACCATGAATGCGATTCGTGGCGACACAGCGACCAACGTGACTAAGGCAGCAACGTTAGAAACCGGGGGCATCATCACCGTGCCTTCTTTCGTCAACCAGGGCGATTCACTCAAGATTGATACCCGCACGGGCGATTACATTGAGCGCGTGAAGTAA
- the rplD gene encoding 50S ribosomal protein L4: protein MMQVPVHNISGEVVGQIELRDDIFAAPVNRSAMHQAFIRQLANAHLGTHDTKTRAEVKGGGKKPWRQKGTGRARQGSTRAPHWRHGGVAFGPKPRTYTQDMPRKMRRLAMRSALTVKAAAQQIVVVEEFALDAPRTKTIVQFLNKVDIKRSALILLSERNETMELSARNLPNVKTLRAGYLNVRDLLGYETLVLPLAALEQIESFLAD from the coding sequence ATCATGCAAGTACCAGTTCATAACATCAGTGGCGAAGTGGTCGGGCAGATTGAACTGCGCGACGATATCTTTGCAGCGCCGGTGAATCGTTCCGCGATGCACCAGGCGTTCATCCGCCAGCTTGCCAATGCTCACCTGGGCACCCATGACACCAAGACGCGTGCCGAGGTCAAGGGTGGCGGCAAGAAGCCGTGGCGGCAGAAGGGCACGGGCCGTGCGCGTCAGGGCAGCACCCGTGCGCCGCACTGGCGGCATGGCGGCGTTGCTTTTGGGCCTAAGCCGCGCACCTACACGCAGGACATGCCGCGCAAGATGCGGCGCCTGGCGATGCGCTCGGCGCTGACAGTCAAGGCCGCGGCACAGCAGATCGTGGTGGTCGAGGAGTTTGCCCTGGACGCGCCCAGGACAAAAACAATTGTGCAGTTCCTCAACAAGGTTGATATCAAACGGAGCGCGCTCATTTTGTTGTCTGAACGCAATGAGACCATGGAGTTGTCCGCGCGTAATCTTCCCAATGTGAAGACCCTGCGCGCCGGCTATCTCAATGTGCGCGACCTGCTGGGGTACGAAACTCTGGTGTTGCCGTTGGCGGCGCTTGAGCAGATCGAATCTTTCCTGGCGGACTGA
- a CDS encoding S41 family peptidase has translation MTNQRPSLPGCLLAVAAFFILFAVIAPTSFLVGAMLERNGTLPGSTADQINEGPPQYQILWQAREIIQNHYVDRTAIEEQRLAYGAISGMVEALGDTGHSRFLSPEMMQAESQALSGDFEGIGAELTTKDGMPVVVSPMENSPAERAGIRAGDVIVAVDGEDTTGMALSNIIQRVRGPKGTTVVLSVLHEGDNQVTDIPIVRAKIPLINVSAHMIPGTQVLLVRIGSFSERVSDDLKTALQQGKVDGAQKIILDLRNSPGGLLDEAIAVASQFLGDGLVMQEQDAQGNRKPLAVKPGGVALDMPLVVLINQGTASAAEIVSGALQDQGRGQLIGQTTFGTGTVLNQFELDDGSALLLATRQWLTPNGRVIWHQGIEPDITVVLPMDVMLITPSRLRTMTPEEFQAAQDVQLQRALETLDKAPNTAHR, from the coding sequence ATGACCAATCAACGTCCCAGTCTGCCTGGCTGTTTGCTGGCCGTGGCAGCCTTCTTCATTCTGTTTGCCGTGATTGCCCCCACCAGCTTTCTTGTCGGCGCCATGCTGGAGCGCAACGGCACGCTGCCCGGCTCCACCGCCGACCAGATCAACGAAGGGCCGCCTCAATACCAAATCCTGTGGCAGGCACGCGAGATCATTCAGAACCATTACGTGGACCGCACCGCGATCGAGGAGCAACGCCTGGCCTATGGGGCCATCTCCGGCATGGTGGAAGCCCTCGGTGATACCGGGCACAGCCGCTTCCTCAGCCCGGAGATGATGCAAGCCGAAAGTCAGGCCCTGTCCGGTGATTTCGAGGGCATCGGCGCCGAATTGACCACCAAGGATGGCATGCCCGTGGTGGTGTCACCGATGGAGAATTCACCGGCCGAGCGGGCCGGTATACGTGCTGGCGATGTCATCGTCGCGGTGGATGGTGAAGACACCACCGGGATGGCGCTGAGCAACATCATCCAGCGCGTGCGGGGGCCGAAGGGCACGACGGTGGTTCTCTCCGTTTTGCATGAGGGCGACAACCAGGTGACGGACATCCCGATCGTCCGCGCCAAGATTCCGTTGATCAACGTCTCGGCCCACATGATTCCGGGGACGCAGGTGTTGCTTGTGCGCATCGGCTCGTTTAGCGAGCGGGTCAGCGATGATCTGAAGACGGCGCTGCAACAGGGCAAAGTGGATGGCGCACAAAAAATCATTCTTGACCTGCGCAACAGCCCCGGTGGTTTGTTGGATGAAGCCATCGCGGTCGCCAGTCAATTCTTGGGCGATGGCCTGGTGATGCAGGAACAGGACGCACAAGGCAACCGCAAACCGTTGGCGGTCAAGCCCGGCGGCGTGGCCCTCGATATGCCGCTCGTGGTGCTGATCAACCAGGGCACGGCCAGCGCGGCCGAAATTGTCAGCGGCGCCCTGCAAGACCAGGGTCGCGGCCAGTTGATCGGTCAGACCACCTTCGGCACGGGCACGGTGCTCAATCAGTTCGAGTTGGATGATGGCTCTGCGCTGCTGCTGGCCACACGCCAATGGCTAACGCCCAACGGCCGCGTCATTTGGCACCAGGGCATCGAGCCGGACATCACCGTGGTGTTGCCGATGGATGTCATGCTCATCACCCCCTCACGCTTGCGGACGATGACGCCTGAGGAATTCCAGGCGGCCCAGGACGTTCAACTGCAAAGGGCGCTCGAAACCCTGGACAAGGCGCCCAACACCGCCCACCGCTAA
- a CDS encoding cold shock domain-containing protein produces the protein MVGTVKWFNGAKGYGFILQDNGEDVFVHYSAIQSDGFRTLQAGERVEFELRQGAKGVNAASVVRI, from the coding sequence ATGGTCGGAACGGTCAAGTGGTTTAACGGTGCCAAGGGGTACGGATTCATCCTCCAAGATAACGGTGAAGACGTTTTTGTGCACTACTCCGCCATCCAGTCGGATGGCTTCCGCACGCTTCAGGCGGGTGAGCGTGTTGAGTTCGAGCTCCGTCAAGGCGCTAAAGGCGTCAATGCCGCTAGTGTAGTTAGAATCTAG
- the rplW gene encoding 50S ribosomal protein L23 has translation MHIYEVLKRPLISEKTMAMRELSNHYAFEVDRRANRHQVKDAVEAVFPNVKVLDVRITNMPAKHKRAARRQVVRHIAWKKAYVTLAPGGTIQVFEGV, from the coding sequence ATGCATATCTATGAAGTTCTCAAGCGGCCGTTGATTTCGGAAAAAACGATGGCTATGCGTGAACTGTCCAACCATTATGCGTTCGAAGTGGACCGCCGCGCCAATCGCCACCAGGTGAAAGATGCAGTGGAAGCGGTTTTTCCGAACGTGAAAGTCTTGGATGTGCGCATCACCAACATGCCGGCCAAGCACAAGCGTGCCGCCCGTCGCCAAGTAGTGCGCCATATCGCCTGGAAAAAGGCCTATGTCACGCTGGCACCTGGGGGGACGATCCAGGTGTTCGAAGGCGTGTAA
- the rpsL gene encoding 30S ribosomal protein S12 — MPTINQLVRKGRLPQKAKEKAPALRFSYNALSGRTQRIKTGNPFKRGVCTQVRTTTPKKPNSALRKIARVRLTNGIEVTAYIPGEGHRLQEHSVVLVRGGRVKDLPGVRYHIVRGALDTTGVENRKRGRSKYGSKRPKAGQAVKGKKPATLAKGKK, encoded by the coding sequence TTGCCTACCATCAATCAGTTGGTCCGTAAGGGCCGCCTGCCCCAGAAGGCCAAAGAAAAGGCGCCGGCGCTGCGTTTTTCATACAACGCGTTGAGCGGCCGGACACAGCGTATCAAGACTGGCAACCCCTTCAAGCGGGGCGTATGTACGCAGGTCCGTACGACTACACCGAAGAAACCGAATTCGGCGCTGCGCAAAATCGCTCGTGTACGCTTGACGAACGGTATCGAAGTCACAGCCTACATTCCAGGTGAGGGTCATCGCTTGCAGGAACACTCGGTTGTGTTGGTGCGGGGCGGTCGTGTCAAGGACCTGCCCGGCGTGCGCTACCACATCGTGCGTGGGGCGCTAGACACCACCGGCGTCGAGAACCGTAAGCGCGGTCGTTCCAAGTATGGCTCCAAGCGCCCGAAGGCCGGTCAGGCTGTCAAGGGCAAGAAACCAGCCACCCTGGCCAAGGGCAAGAAGTAA
- a CDS encoding acyl-CoA dehydrogenase family protein gives MDFALTPEHLQAQQMVRDFVHREIAPIIKDADRSQQMHPSILSRMADLGILGICIPQKYGGQGFDYITLGLVCEELEAMDTSLRVVMSVHVGLNSLAILQWGTEEQKQKFLAPQAKGEKYAMFGLTEPGVGSDVAAMTSTARRDGDEYIVNGEKMWISLATKAHHILWVARTNPERPDPHDQLSAFIIETDRSGVTRGDIHGKLGVRAGSTGWVNCQDVRVPVANRLGEEGEGFKIAMSCLDNGRYTVGSGAVGLIRACLEASTSYATSRRAFGKEIGKHQLVQEKIAKMVRDYEYGRLMTLKVGWMKNMGLRNTQETSLLKWFATDASFQAAHEAIQIHGAYGYSDEYDVERYLRNSRGAIIYEGTSEIHMLMQAGYALGYRSNAPLRCELPPYDPAVWES, from the coding sequence ATGGACTTCGCATTGACCCCGGAACATCTACAGGCACAACAGATGGTGCGCGACTTCGTTCACAGGGAGATCGCGCCCATTATCAAGGATGCCGACCGCAGCCAGCAGATGCACCCCAGCATCTTGTCCCGCATGGCCGATCTGGGCATCCTCGGCATCTGCATCCCACAAAAGTACGGCGGCCAGGGCTTTGACTACATTACGCTGGGCTTGGTGTGCGAAGAACTGGAAGCGATGGACACCAGCCTGCGCGTGGTGATGTCAGTACACGTGGGCCTCAACAGCCTGGCCATTTTGCAGTGGGGCACCGAGGAGCAGAAGCAGAAATTCCTGGCGCCACAGGCCAAAGGCGAGAAGTATGCCATGTTTGGCCTGACAGAACCAGGCGTCGGCAGCGATGTGGCCGCCATGACCTCGACCGCGCGACGCGACGGTGATGAATACATCGTCAACGGCGAAAAGATGTGGATTTCCCTGGCCACGAAGGCGCACCACATCCTGTGGGTGGCGCGCACCAACCCAGAACGGCCGGACCCGCACGATCAGCTCAGCGCGTTCATCATCGAGACCGATCGTTCAGGCGTGACTCGGGGCGACATCCACGGTAAGCTGGGCGTGCGCGCCGGCTCGACCGGCTGGGTCAACTGCCAGGATGTGCGCGTGCCGGTCGCCAATCGCCTGGGTGAAGAAGGTGAAGGCTTCAAGATCGCCATGTCCTGCCTGGACAACGGCCGCTACACAGTAGGCTCCGGCGCGGTGGGGCTGATTCGGGCCTGCCTGGAAGCCAGCACCAGCTACGCCACTTCGCGCCGGGCGTTTGGCAAAGAGATCGGCAAACATCAACTGGTGCAAGAGAAAATCGCCAAGATGGTGCGCGATTACGAATATGGCCGCCTGATGACGCTCAAAGTCGGCTGGATGAAGAACATGGGACTGCGCAACACCCAGGAGACGTCGCTGCTCAAGTGGTTTGCTACCGATGCCTCTTTTCAAGCGGCGCACGAAGCCATCCAGATTCACGGCGCCTATGGCTACAGCGATGAGTACGACGTGGAGCGCTATCTGCGCAACTCGCGCGGGGCCATCATCTACGAAGGCACAAGCGAAATCCACATGCTGATGCAGGCCGGTTACGCGCTGGGCTATCGCAGCAACGCCCCTTTGCGCTGTGAACTGCCCCCGTACGATCCCGCAGTGTGGGAAAGCTAA
- the rpsG gene encoding 30S ribosomal protein S7, with protein sequence MSRRNRAELRPIIPDSRYSNETLTRLINRIMQRGKKSVAERIVYSALDIIEGKTKKAPMDTFESAMRNVTPTLEVKPRRVGGATYQVPVEIEPERRGALAMRWLVQAARNRPGRTMAERLASELLDAASNQGNAIKKKEDTHKMAEANRAFAHYRW encoded by the coding sequence ATGTCAAGACGAAATCGAGCCGAGCTTCGACCGATTATTCCAGATAGCCGCTACAGTAATGAAACACTGACGCGGTTGATCAATCGCATCATGCAGCGTGGCAAGAAGAGCGTGGCCGAACGCATTGTCTATTCGGCGCTCGACATCATCGAGGGTAAGACCAAGAAAGCGCCGATGGACACCTTTGAATCTGCGATGCGCAACGTGACGCCGACGCTTGAAGTCAAGCCACGGCGTGTGGGTGGCGCAACCTACCAGGTGCCGGTGGAGATCGAGCCAGAGCGCCGCGGCGCGTTGGCCATGCGCTGGCTGGTGCAGGCGGCGCGCAATCGCCCGGGCCGCACCATGGCCGAAAGGTTGGCCAGCGAGCTGCTCGATGCAGCATCCAACCAGGGCAATGCGATTAAGAAGAAGGAAGATACGCATAAGATGGCAGAGGCCAATCGGGCCTTTGCACACTATCGTTGGTAA
- the fusA gene encoding elongation factor G — MAREFSLERIRNIGIIAHIDAGKTTTTERVLFYSGRTYRLGNVDEGTTVTDWMEQEKERGITITAAAITTSWRDYQINLIDTPGHIDFTAEVQRSLRVLDGGVVVFDAVAGVEPQSETVWRQANRYGVPRICLVNKMDRIGADFWRTIDMIRTRLGAKPIPIQIPIGVQDTFKGAVDLMEMQAVVFTDELGASPQIGEIPASMQAEAKEWRDKLIEAIAETDEDLTLKFLEGEEITTAELRPALRRATLASQLVPVLCGSSLRNKGVQPLLDAVVDYLPSPLDIPAVHGVDPDTNADKIRPTNDATPLSALVFKIVADPYVGRLAYVRVYSGVLNAGSGVINSTKGRKERIGRLMRMRANQREDLTDISAGDIGAIIGLKQTFTGDTLCDPGDQVILENISFPEPVIMIAIEPKTKADQDKMSMALQRLAEEDPTFKVKVDEQTSQTLIAGMGELHLEVLVDRMLREFRVQAKVGRPQVAYRETITKKVKIQGRFIRQSGGRGQYGDVWLELEPLAPGEGFLFEDKTVGGVVPREYISSIQSGIKEAMENGIIGGFPLIDMVARLVDGSYHEVDSSELAFKIAASMALKDGALKAGPVLLEPIMKVEVVTPEDYVGDVIGDLSSRRGQIDGIEMHSTGTQAVRAFIPLAAMFGYATDLRSRTQGRGVFTQEFDHYQPVSAEQTQKLLNR; from the coding sequence ATGGCCCGTGAATTTTCGCTAGAACGTATCCGCAACATCGGCATTATTGCCCACATTGATGCGGGCAAGACAACGACAACCGAGCGCGTGCTTTTTTACTCAGGACGCACCTATCGCCTGGGCAATGTGGACGAAGGCACCACCGTCACCGACTGGATGGAGCAGGAAAAGGAGCGCGGGATCACCATCACCGCTGCGGCCATTACCACCTCCTGGCGTGATTATCAGATCAACCTGATTGACACGCCGGGCCACATTGACTTTACGGCTGAAGTGCAGCGCTCATTGCGTGTACTCGATGGCGGCGTGGTGGTGTTCGACGCCGTGGCCGGCGTGGAGCCACAATCGGAGACGGTTTGGCGCCAGGCGAATCGTTATGGCGTGCCGCGCATCTGCTTGGTCAATAAGATGGACCGCATCGGCGCCGACTTCTGGCGCACGATTGACATGATCCGCACGCGCCTGGGAGCCAAGCCTATACCGATACAGATTCCGATCGGTGTGCAGGATACGTTCAAGGGCGCCGTGGATCTGATGGAGATGCAGGCGGTTGTTTTCACCGACGAGCTGGGTGCTTCACCCCAGATCGGTGAGATTCCGGCCAGCATGCAGGCCGAGGCCAAAGAATGGCGCGACAAACTGATCGAGGCCATTGCCGAGACCGATGAAGATCTGACGCTGAAGTTCCTGGAAGGCGAAGAGATCACCACGGCGGAGCTGCGTCCGGCGTTACGCCGGGCGACATTGGCCAGCCAACTGGTGCCGGTTTTATGTGGCAGTTCATTGCGCAACAAGGGCGTGCAGCCTTTGTTGGACGCGGTGGTGGACTATTTGCCCTCTCCCCTCGACATTCCGGCGGTGCATGGTGTGGATCCCGATACCAATGCTGACAAGATTCGCCCCACCAATGACGCGACGCCTCTGTCGGCGTTGGTGTTCAAGATTGTGGCCGATCCCTATGTCGGGCGCCTGGCCTATGTGCGTGTCTACTCCGGTGTGCTCAACGCCGGCAGCGGCGTGATCAACTCAACCAAGGGGCGCAAGGAACGCATCGGCCGCCTGATGCGCATGCGTGCCAATCAGCGCGAAGACCTGACCGACATCTCGGCTGGCGACATTGGCGCCATCATCGGCCTGAAACAGACCTTTACCGGGGACACGTTGTGCGATCCTGGCGACCAGGTGATTCTTGAAAATATCTCCTTCCCTGAGCCGGTGATCATGATCGCCATCGAGCCGAAGACCAAGGCTGACCAGGACAAGATGTCTATGGCGCTGCAACGCCTGGCCGAAGAAGACCCGACCTTCAAGGTGAAGGTGGATGAGCAGACCAGCCAGACCCTGATTGCGGGTATGGGCGAGTTGCACCTGGAAGTTCTGGTAGACCGCATGTTACGCGAGTTCCGCGTGCAGGCCAAGGTGGGACGACCGCAGGTTGCCTACCGCGAGACGATTACGAAGAAGGTGAAGATTCAGGGCCGTTTCATACGCCAGAGCGGTGGCCGCGGTCAGTATGGCGATGTGTGGCTGGAACTGGAGCCGCTGGCGCCAGGCGAAGGCTTCTTGTTCGAGGACAAGACGGTGGGCGGCGTGGTGCCGCGCGAGTACATCTCCTCCATTCAGTCTGGTATCAAGGAAGCGATGGAGAACGGCATCATCGGCGGGTTCCCGCTGATTGACATGGTTGCACGGCTGGTGGACGGTTCCTATCACGAAGTTGACTCGTCGGAATTGGCCTTCAAGATTGCCGCTTCCATGGCCCTGAAGGACGGGGCGCTGAAGGCCGGGCCGGTTCTGCTGGAACCGATCATGAAGGTAGAAGTGGTGACACCTGAGGATTACGTGGGCGATGTGATCGGCGACCTGAGTTCACGGCGTGGGCAGATTGATGGCATCGAGATGCACTCCACCGGCACGCAGGCGGTGCGCGCGTTCATCCCGTTGGCCGCCATGTTTGGCTATGCCACCGATCTGCGTTCGCGAACGCAGGGGCGTGGCGTGTTCACCCAGGAGTTCGATCATTACCAGCCGGTATCTGCGGAGCAGACGCAGAAGCTGCTCAACCGGTGA